A stretch of Crossiella cryophila DNA encodes these proteins:
- a CDS encoding DIP1984 family protein: MTGVMKLAEALALRAEASKRVEQLRSRIVANARYQEGEDPGEDAAALLAEANVALVELEDLIRRINRTNATARLGEGTVTDVLARRDILRLRHSVLVSAADAAAGRNQNFRQLRSELRQLPALPVSEVRAEADRVARELREVDVRIQRANWEVDLLD; the protein is encoded by the coding sequence ATGACTGGGGTGATGAAACTCGCGGAGGCGTTGGCGTTGCGCGCCGAGGCCAGTAAGCGGGTTGAGCAGCTGCGTTCGCGGATCGTGGCGAACGCGCGCTACCAGGAGGGCGAGGATCCGGGAGAGGACGCCGCCGCCCTGCTGGCCGAGGCGAATGTGGCGCTGGTCGAGCTGGAGGACCTGATCCGCCGGATCAACCGCACCAACGCCACCGCCCGGCTCGGCGAGGGCACCGTCACCGATGTCTTGGCGCGCCGGGACATCCTGCGCCTGCGCCATAGCGTGCTGGTCTCGGCCGCCGACGCGGCCGCTGGCCGCAACCAGAACTTCCGCCAGCTCCGCTCCGAACTCCGCCAGCTGCCCGCACTCCCGGTTTCCGAGGTGCGGGCCGAGGCGGACCGGGTGGCGCGCGAGCTGCGTGAGGTGGATGTGCGCATCCAGCGGGCCAACTGGGAGGTCGACCTGCTGGACTGA
- a CDS encoding AraC family transcriptional regulator, whose protein sequence is MISALNRLVDLVEEHLGEELDLDGLARELGTTGYHLRRMFSSLAGMPLSDYLRRRRMTVAAADLVRGEHDLLDIAVRHGYGSTEAFGRAFRAVHGAGPGDVRRDGGPLRAQPQLRFRLTVEGTTPMDTRILDRPAFRLLGHATRVPLIHHGVNPHIQQHIAALPAEEHQRLKTLGDTEPHGLLQVCDDLDPDNTEGSELTYLHGVAVNPDTPAPADLTGIAVPAGRWAVFRSTGPYPQALQTTWAATATEWFPSNPWRLRPGPSIVAVLDRAADFSTATCELWLPIEPN, encoded by the coding sequence ATGATCTCGGCACTCAACCGGCTGGTCGACCTGGTCGAGGAACATCTCGGCGAGGAGCTGGACCTCGACGGACTGGCCAGGGAACTCGGCACGACCGGATACCACCTGCGCCGGATGTTCTCGTCCCTGGCGGGCATGCCGCTGTCGGACTACCTGCGCCGGCGCCGCATGACCGTCGCCGCCGCCGACCTCGTCCGCGGCGAGCACGACCTGCTCGACATCGCCGTCCGGCACGGCTACGGCTCCACCGAGGCGTTCGGCCGGGCGTTCCGGGCCGTCCACGGCGCCGGCCCCGGTGACGTCCGCCGGGACGGCGGCCCCCTTCGCGCCCAACCACAACTCAGGTTCCGCCTGACCGTCGAAGGGACCACCCCCATGGACACCCGCATCCTCGACCGCCCCGCGTTCCGGCTCCTCGGCCACGCCACGCGCGTCCCGCTCATCCACCACGGCGTCAACCCGCACATCCAGCAGCACATCGCCGCACTGCCAGCCGAGGAACACCAGCGGCTCAAGACCCTCGGCGACACCGAACCCCACGGCCTGCTGCAGGTCTGCGACGACCTCGACCCCGACAACACCGAAGGCAGCGAACTGACCTACCTGCACGGAGTCGCCGTCAACCCCGACACCCCGGCCCCCGCCGACCTCACCGGCATCGCGGTACCGGCAGGCCGCTGGGCGGTCTTCCGCAGCACCGGCCCCTACCCACAGGCCCTGCAGACGACCTGGGCCGCGACCGCGACCGAATGGTTCCCGTCCAACCCGTGGCGCCTGCGGCCAGGACCCTCGATCGTCGCAGTCCTCGACCGCGCGGCCGATTTCAGCACCGCGACCTGCGAACTGTGGCTCCCCATCGAACCGAACTGA